The following are encoded together in the Prionailurus viverrinus isolate Anna chromosome B3, UM_Priviv_1.0, whole genome shotgun sequence genome:
- the CHD2 gene encoding chromodomain-helicase-DNA-binding protein 2 isoform X6 → MAHKKREDYLNLSPSPCIFTWYRTYSQLAFDGGKPSHSASEEASGSDSGSQSESEQGSDPGSGHGSESNSSSESSESQSESESESAGSKSQPVLPEAKEKPASKKERIADVKKMWEEYPDVYGVRRSNRSRQEPSRFNIKEEASSGSESGSPKRRGQRQLKKQEKWKREPSEDEQEQGTSAESEPEQKKVKARRPVPRRTVPKPRVKKQPKTQRGKRKRQDSSDDDDEDDEAPKRQTRRRAAKNVSYKEDDDFETDSDDLIEMTGEGADEQQDNSETIEKVLDSRLGKKGATGASTTVYAIEANGDPSGDFDTEKDEGEVQYLIKWKGWSYIHSTWESEESLQQQKVKGLKKLENFKKKEDEIKQWLGKVSPEDVEYFNCQQELASELNKQYQIVERIIAVKTSKSTLGQSDFPAHSRKPAPSNEPEYLCKWMGLPYSECSWEDEALIGKKFQSCIDSFHSRNNSKTIPTRECKALKQRPRFVALKKQPAYLGGENLELRDYQLEGLNWLAHSWCK, encoded by the exons tcacTCAGCATCTGAAGAGGCTTCGGGTTCAGACTCAGGCAGCCAGTcggagagtgagcagggcagcGATCCAGGAAGTGGACATGGCAGTGAGTCAAATAGCAGTTCTGAATCTTCAGAGAGCCAGTCGGAATCTGAAAGTGAGTCGGCGGGTTCCAAATCCCAGCCAGTCCTTCCAGAAGCCAAAGAGAAGCCAGCCTCTAAGAAGGAACGGATAGCTGATGTGAAGAAG ATGTGGGAAGAATATCCTGATGTTTATGGGGTTAGGCGGTCAAACCGAAGCAGACAAGAACCATCACGATTTAATATTAAGGAGGAG GCAAGTAGCGGGTCTGAGAGTGGGAGCCCAAAAAGAAGAGGCCAGAGGCAGCTGAAGAAACA agaaaaatggaaacgGGAGCCCTCAGAAGATGAACAGGAACAAGGCACCAGTGCAGAGAGCGAACCAGAGCAGAAAAAAGTGAAAGCCAGAAGACCTGTCCCCAGAAG aACAGTGCCCAAACCTCGTGTTAAAAAGCAACCTAAGACTCAGcgtggaaagagaaaaaggcaagatTCTTCCGATGacgatgatgaagatgatgaagcTCCTAAAAGGCAGACTCGTCGCAGAGCAGCTAAAAATGTTAG CTATAAGGAAGATGATGACTTTGAGACTGACTCTGACGACCTCATCGAAATGACTGGAGAAGGAGCCGATGAACAGCAGGACAACAGTGAAACTATTGAGAAGGTCTTAGACTCAAggctgggaaagaaaggag CTACGGGAGCTTCTACTACTGTATATGCGATTGAAGCTAATGGAGACCCAAGTGGCGACTTTGACACTGAAAAGGATGAGGGTGAAGTCCAGTACCTCATCAAGTGGAAGGGTTGGTCTTACATCCACAGCACATGGGAGAGTGAAGAATCCTTACAACAGCAGAAAGTGAAAGGTctaaaaaaattagagaacttcAAGAAGAAAGAGGATGAAATCAAGCAATG GTTAGGAAAAGTCTCTCCTGAAGATGTGGAATATTTCAACTGCCAACAAGAGCTGGCCTCAGAGTTGAACAAACAGTATCAGATAGTCGAAAGAATAATCG CCGTGAAGACAAGCAAATCTACATTGGGTCAATCAGATTTTCCAG CTCACAGTCGGAAGCCGGCACCTTCAAATGAACCTGAATATCTATGCAAATGGATGGGACTGCCCTATTCAGAGTGCAGCTGGGAAGATGAAGCCTTGATTGGAAAGAAGTTCCAGAGCTGTATTGACAGCTTCCATAGTCGGAACAACTCAAAAACCATCCCGACGAGAGAATGCAAG gcCTTGAAGCAGAGACCACGATTTGTGGCTTTAAAGAAACAGCCAGCATATTTAGGAGGGGAGAATCTGGAGCTTCGTGATTATCAGCTAGAAGGTCTCAACTGGCTTGCTCATTCCTGGTGCAAGTAG